The DNA sequence TTTCTTTTTTGTCAAATAGCAAGTGACATGCTATCTCGTCGATAATCCAATTAGAAATTAAGAATTATCATAAAAGAATAGTCCTGAATTAAATCAGGCTCGTTTTAATCACCAGAAAAAAAGGAGAGAAATATGGCTTTTGGAGACCTCAGCCGAATACGCGGCAATATTCAAGCACTGCAGGCACTAAACTCTTTGAATAAGATTAATCAGCAGTTGGGTATCCGCCAATTGCGACTGGCAACCGGAAAAAGAATTAACTCAGCCGAAGATGATGCCGCCGGTTTTGTAATCAGTAAAACTTTGCAGCATCGCGGCAAAGGCCTGGCTGTTGCATTGGGCAACGTCGGCGATGCCAAGTCCATGTTGGCAATAGCTGAAGGTGGTTTGGACAGTATCCTCGATATCCTCGAGACCATGAAGGAAAAAGTTACCCAGGCAGCGAGTGACACCCTCGGTTCCTCAGAGCGAAATGCGATTGAAGATGAGATCGACGCCTTAACCAGTGAAATTGACGACATCGTGGATGAAACCACATTCAACGGCACCTCGCTTTTGACGGATGTTGATAAGACCATTCAAACAGGTGAAGCGACTACAGATTCTTTAGTGGTTGCTGTGAGTACGCAAAATCACAAAGCGACCAATCTTACTGTAGCTGATGCAAATATTACGGTATCATCTGCATCTTTTTCGTCAGCAGCTTTGGGTAATATCAATACTGCGATTACAAGTGTTAAAAACAGTATCGCTTCTATCGGTTCGTATCAGGCACGGCTGTCCACGAAAGAGGCTACGCTTACGAATGCGATTACCAACACTGAAGCTTCACGAAGCCGCATTGCAGATGCTGACTTTGCCAAAGAGCAGCTGGAAGCGCTTAAATTGCAAATCATGCAGCAGACAGCGACGTCCGCCCTGGCACAGGCAAACGCAGCGCCGCAAATCGTACTGTCACTCTTCGGTTAATAGTCCGAATCGTCTTAATCGAAGTAAGGGTGTCCATTTTGGGCACCCTTTTTTATTTGTATAAACCTGTTTAAGTCCGAAAGAGAGAATGCCGAAATATTAGTAGAAATCATATTTCTTTAGTTCCTGAAATCATTCTAATAGGCTGGGGGTAAAATAAGGCATTTTACCACAGATGAACACTGATTAAACGCGGATTCCTGTTTAATAAAAAAAATAAAATCTTCTTTTTTTAATCCGTATCCATCCGTGGCTAATCTCTTGGGCATTCAGACCTCATTAAAGAGTCTTTAGGGAAGAAGACCATGTACGATTTAATCCTGTCCGGAATTCGTTCCTCATACGCTGAAAATCATCTCGGGGATTTCTTCTATTCGACTGCTTTAGCGCACAAGCCGAAGCTGGCAGTGGAGCTCGGCTCCTTTATGGGCTATAGCTCGCTGCATATCGCGGCGGCGTTAAGAGACAATAAGGATACCAGAAGTGAATTGCATCTTATCGATTTATGGGACAAATATACCTACCGGCATTGTTCCCTGGAAACCATTGTTCAAAATTTCAAAAAAAATGAACTTCTGTCATTACCGCATTGCAAGTGTAGCTTCATCAATGAGGATGCCTTTGAGGCTCATTCTAACTATTCAGCAAGTTCCGTTGACCTGCTGCATATCGACATCTCAAATGACGGCCGGTCGCTGCAACTTTGTCTGAATCGTTGGCATGAGAAACTCAATACCGGCGGCATCCTGTTGCTTGAAGGCGGCTCGGAGGAGAGGGACCAAATTGATTGGATGATAGAATACGAGAAAGAACCCATCCGGTCGTTCACGGAATCTGTTTGGTTTAGAGACCACTATGAGGCCGTCACAATTCAGCCGTTTCCATCTCTAACATTTGCGAGGAAAATGAAATGATCCCGATGCATAAAGTTTTTATGCCCGACAATATCGATGAAGTCATGGAGCCTTTGCGAAAGGTCATCGAAAGTGGCTGGATTGGCGAAGGTCCGAAAGTTTTGGAATTTGAAAAGCAAATTAGCGATTATATCGGCAATGCCTACGTTACCGCGTTAAATTCCTGCACATCTGCGATTCAACTTGCGTTGCGATTGTGCGGCGTCGGCATTGGCGACGAGGTGATCTCCACGCCCATGACCTGTATGGCCACCAACGAGCCGATTGTGCTGACCGGTGCGACCCCCGTCTGGGCTGACGTTGATGCGAATACGGGGAACATCGGTCCAGAGAGCATCCGACAGAAGATCGGTGTCCGGACAAAAGTCATTCTGGCGGTGCATTGGGGTGGCTACCCATGCGACATGGATGAAATTAATCAAATTGCTCGTGAGCATGGTCTTAAAGTCATCGAAGATTGCGCGCATGCCTGGGGAGCGATTTACAGGGACAAAAAGATCGGCAACCATTCGGATTTCTGCTGTTTCTCCTTGCAGGCGATCAAACATTTTACCACCGGAGATGGGGGTGTTTTGATGTGCAAAAATGAACGGGACCACCGGCGCTCCCGCTCCCTTAAATGGTTCGGTATCGACCGGGAGCAGCGCAGGGAAAACCGATTCGGCATTGCGGAGTGGGACATTATTGAGGCGGGCTACAAATTTCATATGAACGATATTGCAGCGACTATCGGATTGGCTCAGTTCCCTTATCTAAATGAGCTAGTGGCAAAAAGACGGGAAAATGCCGCTTTTTACAAAGAGCATTTGCAAAGTGTGCAACGGCTGAAACTTCTTACTGAAGCGGAAGATCGTAGGTCCTCATACTGGCTGTTTACGATTAAAGTTGAAGACCGGGTGAACTTTATCAGATACCTGGCTCAGAACGGCATCGCTGCTTCGGTTGTGCATGCGCGTAACGACTCCCATACCATTTTTGCGAATTACAACAGCAGTGGTTTGACCGGTTTGGATGAGTTTTCAGAAAAAATGGTTTGCATCCCTGTCGGCCAATGGGTGGGAGAGCAGGAACGTAAACATATCGTTGATGTAATTCGGGGACAGGATTGGTAGTCTAATTTACTTGAATTTGGAAAATTCGAAGCCGGAATACCGGAAGAATGGATTTTGGGATTAATGGTGAACATCCAAGTATTCCACCACTCCGATATTCCGTTAACAGGCAAATACATTACTACAATAACCGATAGGCTTATACAGTACACGGCCCCATGAAGTTTAATATCGTTTTAGCACTGCCGCCGGAAGACCGGGAATCTTTCGTCCATGCCCAATGCTTTCTGGAAACAGCCGACTTGTTACGCTATGGTTTGGAAGACCTGGGCTATGAAGTCATTTTCGGAGAAGGACTGCAGCGAGATCACCTTAACATCATTTTAGGGTATCAGTTTTTATATGGTCAGAAAATTTCATCCGAATACAAATGCATCGTCTATCAACTGGAAGAACTTTCGGAGCTTGAGGGATGGCCTTTAGAAAACCTCGAAACGTTGATGTCCCCTTCCTGTGTTGTATGGGATTTCAGTGAACGAAATATCGACTTTCTTGCCGAGCGCGGCATCCGTGCAGTTCTCAAACCTCTCGGGTTTCATCAAAAAATGTTCAGAATAAAGTATCGTCAAAATAAAGACGTTGACATTTTGTTTTATGGCTCTAAAAATGAACGGCGAATGAAAATTCTCAAGGAATTAGAGCAGAAATTTAATGTAGAAATTCTTTGCGGCATTTATGGTCATGAAAGGGATGAATGGATTGCTCGCTCAAAAATTGTATTGTCGATTTACTATTATCAAACTAAACTTTTCGACGATGTGAGAATCGGCTATCTTATGAACAACAAATCGTTTAGCATCATTGAAGATTCCCCCAACAAAAAATATGATGATTTTCTGGTCTACATACCGTACGAACAACTGGTTGAACGTTGTGAATATTATCTAAATAACGATGACTTACGGCGGGAAAAAGCCAAGCAAGCATTTCAAGGATTTAGGAAATATCCCGAATCTGAATTCCTTAAACGAGCACTTGCACAATCCTTCTAAGCCAGCATGAACTCCGGCGCTTCGGTCATTATCGTCACCTTTAATTCTTCATCAACAATTGCAAATTGTCTGGGCAGTGTCGTCAATACACTGCGGCCGCAGGACGAAGTTTTGGTGATTGATAACCATTCTCAAGACAATACTCTCGAAATTATCGAGCAGCTAAATTTTTCTCCTGAAAAAGTTAAAGTTCTGCCGCAGTCCAAAAATTATGGCTTTTCACGGGGATGTAATATTGGGATTGAAAACTCTAACAAAGAATTTGTGATTTTGCTCAATCCCGACACGGAAGTTTTTGGCGATTGGATTGCAAAACTGACCGGCCATTTTCAATATTATGAAAACACCGGCGCTGTCGGAGCGCTATCGAATGCCACTATTCCGGTGCAGCATATTTCTACTTATTTTCAAGAATATGACCTTTATAATGCACAAGAAGTCATTGCGCGCTTGAGCCAAAACTATGACAAGCGAAGCATTCCATCGAAACTGCTGATTGGCTTTTGCATGGCGCTGCGAAGAGATTTGTTGGAGCGATTCGGCGGGTTGGATGAAGATATTTTTTTGGGAGACGATGATACCGAAATTTCCTGGCGGCTGCGGGAAAAGGGCTATCTGCTGCGCATTGCATTGGATGTGTACGTGAATCATTTCAACCACGTAAGTTTTAATACCTTGGAAAATTCCGAGACCGATAAAATCGTGCAAGAGGGAACCGACGTTTTGTATGAGAAAATGAAGGCCTACTACTCGCCTGAAAAAGTACCTAATCCCAACGATTATTTTGGCATTAGCTGGTGGAAGCCCTCGATTCTGGAGAATAAAAGTGAAGATGAAGTTTTTGCCCCAAGATGGCAGCGACACGAGTACAATAATATTTTGTTGAAAGCGAATGATTTTTTGAAAAACCAAAACTATCTGGCAGCAATAGATGTATTGCGGGATGCTCTGAATCTTCATGTGAATGATTTTAATTTTTGGTACACTTTGGGTTCGGTTCATTTGATGATGAAAGAATACGGCAAGGCCGAGGTTGCACTAAAAAATGCTGAGACATTGGAATTTAATGGTGAAAGAGCGAAACAGAAATTAGCGAAATTGCATGCCGAACACAGCGATATGAAATTAAACGACGATGCTATCGCTCAAAACAATAGCATCGTTTCATCCTAGTCTTATGTTCATTCTACAACTCTATTCCGGACAAAATACTTCAGCCGGAGATTTCATTTATCGCATCGCAAGGCCGGCCGAAGGACTCTCGTCAATAGACGGCATTACCGTTAAGAATCTCGATCTGCTAAATGCGGGCAACAAGCAATTATTGCTGAATGTGCCGCTGCTGATTTTGCACCACTTGTCCGATCCAGATTTGCTGCCGGTCATTAAAGAACGCCGCAATCAGGGTTTTCGAACCATTTACGAATTAGCCGACAACTTCCGGTTTTCGCAATCCCACAAAACCCAAAACGGCAGTGCTTCTGATTATCCTGTGATAATGGAAGAAATTATCCGGCGTTGTGATGCTGTGCAAACCACGTCATTTGCACTTCGAAACAGATATCAGGATTTGAACGACGAATTCTTTATCTTTCCAAACTTAGTTGATAAAGTTGAATACCGAGAACCCAGGGGTTCCGATAAACTTACAATCGGGTGGGGTGGCTCGGCCCGGCACCTTGACGACTTAAAACAAATTACCCAACTGCTAATTGAATGGGTGTCACAACATCCCGGTGTGCGGCTGGCGATTATGGGGTCGAAATCAATCCGGCAGATATTTGAGGAGCTTTCTCCTGAAAAACTCTTGCTCCGAGATCCGGGTAGTTTAAAAGATTACTTGTCTTTTCTGGATGAAATTGATATAGGTATCGCACCGTTGCTGTCGACCGAATTCAATGCCTGCCGCTCGGATGTCAAATTTTTAGAATATGCCTCTCACGAAGTCGTGCCGGTTTGCAGCCGGTTTGGCCCTTATATTGAAATCGCTGAGGAAGGGGAGAGTCTTCTGCTTTTTAATAGCCCGGCCGAGCTCATTCAGCATTTGGAAAGACTGCGTACTGATGTTGAGTTGAGAAGCAAAATTGCTCGGAATGCGCTGCAGTGGGTTGGGAAACACCGATTGAGTAACCAAAAACTTTGGGAATCGCGAGCTGAAATCTACCGGAAATTCTTACCAAAATATGT is a window from the candidate division KSB1 bacterium genome containing:
- a CDS encoding DegT/DnrJ/EryC1/StrS family aminotransferase, with amino-acid sequence MIPMHKVFMPDNIDEVMEPLRKVIESGWIGEGPKVLEFEKQISDYIGNAYVTALNSCTSAIQLALRLCGVGIGDEVISTPMTCMATNEPIVLTGATPVWADVDANTGNIGPESIRQKIGVRTKVILAVHWGGYPCDMDEINQIAREHGLKVIEDCAHAWGAIYRDKKIGNHSDFCCFSLQAIKHFTTGDGGVLMCKNERDHRRSRSLKWFGIDREQRRENRFGIAEWDIIEAGYKFHMNDIAATIGLAQFPYLNELVAKRRENAAFYKEHLQSVQRLKLLTEAEDRRSSYWLFTIKVEDRVNFIRYLAQNGIAASVVHARNDSHTIFANYNSSGLTGLDEFSEKMVCIPVGQWVGEQERKHIVDVIRGQDW
- a CDS encoding glycosyltransferase, which gives rise to MNSGASVIIVTFNSSSTIANCLGSVVNTLRPQDEVLVIDNHSQDNTLEIIEQLNFSPEKVKVLPQSKNYGFSRGCNIGIENSNKEFVILLNPDTEVFGDWIAKLTGHFQYYENTGAVGALSNATIPVQHISTYFQEYDLYNAQEVIARLSQNYDKRSIPSKLLIGFCMALRRDLLERFGGLDEDIFLGDDDTEISWRLREKGYLLRIALDVYVNHFNHVSFNTLENSETDKIVQEGTDVLYEKMKAYYSPEKVPNPNDYFGISWWKPSILENKSEDEVFAPRWQRHEYNNILLKANDFLKNQNYLAAIDVLRDALNLHVNDFNFWYTLGSVHLMMKEYGKAEVALKNAETLEFNGERAKQKLAKLHAEHSDMKLNDDAIAQNNSIVSS
- a CDS encoding class I SAM-dependent methyltransferase, whose amino-acid sequence is MYDLILSGIRSSYAENHLGDFFYSTALAHKPKLAVELGSFMGYSSLHIAAALRDNKDTRSELHLIDLWDKYTYRHCSLETIVQNFKKNELLSLPHCKCSFINEDAFEAHSNYSASSVDLLHIDISNDGRSLQLCLNRWHEKLNTGGILLLEGGSEERDQIDWMIEYEKEPIRSFTESVWFRDHYEAVTIQPFPSLTFARKMK
- a CDS encoding flagellin, with product MAFGDLSRIRGNIQALQALNSLNKINQQLGIRQLRLATGKRINSAEDDAAGFVISKTLQHRGKGLAVALGNVGDAKSMLAIAEGGLDSILDILETMKEKVTQAASDTLGSSERNAIEDEIDALTSEIDDIVDETTFNGTSLLTDVDKTIQTGEATTDSLVVAVSTQNHKATNLTVADANITVSSASFSSAALGNINTAITSVKNSIASIGSYQARLSTKEATLTNAITNTEASRSRIADADFAKEQLEALKLQIMQQTATSALAQANAAPQIVLSLFG
- a CDS encoding glycosyltransferase → MFILQLYSGQNTSAGDFIYRIARPAEGLSSIDGITVKNLDLLNAGNKQLLLNVPLLILHHLSDPDLLPVIKERRNQGFRTIYELADNFRFSQSHKTQNGSASDYPVIMEEIIRRCDAVQTTSFALRNRYQDLNDEFFIFPNLVDKVEYREPRGSDKLTIGWGGSARHLDDLKQITQLLIEWVSQHPGVRLAIMGSKSIRQIFEELSPEKLLLRDPGSLKDYLSFLDEIDIGIAPLLSTEFNACRSDVKFLEYASHEVVPVCSRFGPYIEIAEEGESLLLFNSPAELIQHLERLRTDVELRSKIARNALQWVGKHRLSNQKLWESRAEIYRKFLPKYVNDFEWNDNLGQSNLADLIMPAIKAKNPAALLMNAVDLHPDDYQAYYFYGWGLSKQGRYKHAVTPLRKALSLRPDSIRTAELLVRVLLINGDLDSALRTVEHGLTIEPNLKNLLELKLTIQHITDAIAQGDDIGVTALS